One Phaseolus vulgaris cultivar G19833 chromosome 11, P. vulgaris v2.0, whole genome shotgun sequence genomic window carries:
- the LOC137831531 gene encoding cell division control protein 2 homolog, which yields MWWFGNWIDSFDSLMTRLAWCNICDKGRDDYSETSAMNLEILEMAAEGGYGRVYRCLDHNSGALVAMKEITLVGMSQGVPSSIIREVSFLKDLYHDNIVRLLGVGFTENRYVNLIFEHLDFDLHEFIYDSRFSMDALTVKSFMYQILSAVEFCHSRKVLHRDLKPGNVLIHEPTMLIKVADFGLAREFRDDLMYSEKLGTSWYRAPEVLCDNYQYSAAIDLWSVGCIFAEMLLGQPLLQLIEGRDELDVMFRLLGTPTEETWPGVSGVIRNLHLFPIFQPVGLETLFPGLERNGLDLLSAMLCLNPSQRISATAALKHPYFMDEDFSFGGKTMEPWMRCIPFP from the exons ATGTGGTGGTTTGGCAATTGGATTGACTCCTTCGATTCtct GATGACACGTCTGGCATGGTGCAACATCTGCGATAAAGGCAGAGACGATTACAGTGAAACGTCGGCAATGAACTTGGAGATACTGGAGATGGCGGCGGAAGGTGGCTACGGGCGAGTGTACCGGTGCCTTGATCATAACAGCGGCGCACTCGTCGCCATGAAAGAGATCACATTAGTCGGAATGAGCCAGGGTGTTCCGTCTTCGATCATCCGCGAAGTGTCGTTCCTCAAAGACCTCTACCATGACAACATTGTCAGGCTGCTTGGAGTCGGATTCACCGAAAACAGATATGTCAATCTTATCTTCGAGCATCTCGATTTCGACCTTCATGAGTTCATTTATGACAGTCGTTTTTCCATGGATGCGTTGACTGTAAAG AGTTTCATGTACCAGATACTCTCTGCTGTGGAGTTCTGCCATTCGCGTAAGGTTCTGCATAGAGATTTGAAACCAGGGAATGTGCTGATTCATGAACCTACAATGTTGATCAAAGTGGCGGATTTTGGTTTGGCTAGAGAGTTTAGAGATGACCTGATGTATTCTGAGAAG TTAGGAACTTCCTGGTACAGGGCACCTGAAGTCTTGTGTGACAACTATCAATATTCAGCTGCAATTGATTTGTGGTCTGTTGGTTGTATATTTGCTGAGATGCTACTTGGACAACCTTTGCTCCAACTGATTGAAGGCCGGGATGAGTTAGACGTAATGTTCAG ACTGTTAGGTACCCCCACAGAGGAAACATGGCCAGGAGTCTCTGGAGTAATACGTAACCTTCATCTCTTCCCGATTTTTCAACCAGTG GGCCTGGAAACACTTTTTCCTGGACTGGAACGAAATGGCCTCGATCTTCTATCA GCAATGCTTTGCTTGAATCCAAGCCAAAGGATTTCTGCGACAGCTGCTCTAAAGCATCCTTACTTCATGGATGAGGATTTC aGTTTTGGAGGAAAGACAATGGAGCCGTGGATGAGATGCATTCCTTTTCCATGA
- the LOC137831498 gene encoding protein argonaute 6 isoform X2: MTEVVPRTEEAAEPPASPQTSPDVPHNMETEQFTPTKYSIISRNGVGTTGKHISLLVNHFKVSVNAPDTVFFQYSVAITLEDKRAVESKGIGRKVIDRLYQIYSSELGGKRFTHDGGKTLYTTGPLPLNKYEFKVFLEESFRKRSAGADGSLREETKRSKNSFQSKTFTVEISFAAKIPMQSIAVAPKEVDSDALRVLDTVLRQRAADCGCLLVRQSFFHDDPRNFTDVGAGVTAVSGFHSSFHPTQRGLTLNMDVSTTMIIKPGPVIDFLLSNQQVRESRYIDWEKAKKVLKNLRVQATHRNLEFKISGLSEKPCIQQLFSMKVKNDNGNNEGQTVEITVYEYFAKHCGIDLTTSAYLPCLDVGKPKRPNYLPLELCSLVSLQRYTKVLSPMQRASLVEKSRQKPQDRIKILKHAVGNYCYDDDPVLAACGISVEKEFALVEGRVLEAPKLKVGKNDVCIPCNGRWNFNKKTLLQPSHIDYWAVVNFSARCDTSYISRELIRCGMSKGINIERPYSLIEEEPQLRKSNPVARVERMFDLLKSKLNKEPKLILCVLPERKNCDIYGPWKKKCLSEIGVVTQCISPVKITDQYLNNVLLKINSKLGGINSLLAVEHSGHLPLIEDTPTMILGMDVSHRGQLDIPSVAAVVGSRCWPLISRYRASVRMQPSKVEMIDALYKPLENGGDDGIIRELLLDFYDSSNGRKPTQFIVFRDGVSESQFNQVLTVELNQIIKAYQRLGEDDVPKFTVIVAQKNHHTRLFQANGPENVPPGTVVDTTITHPSNYDFYMCAHAGMLGTSRPVHYHVLLDEIGFSADGLQNLIHSLSYVNQRSTTATSVVAPICYAHHAAAQIGRFLNLDDLSETGLSSIPELPRLHKNIRSSMFFC; encoded by the exons ATGACAGAGGTAGTTCCTAGAACTGAAGAGGCTGCTGAACCTCCAGCATCACCTCAAACATCTCCTGATGTGCCACATAATATGGAAACAGAACAATTCACTCCTACAAAGTATTCTATTATCAGTAGGAATGGGGTTGGGACCACAGGAAAACACATATCTTTACTTGTGAATCATTTCAAAGTTTCTGTCAATGCTCCAGACACAGTGTTTTTCCAGTATAGT GTTGCTATTACTTTAGAAGATAAGCGAGCAGTTGAAAGCAAGGGCATTGGGAGAAAAGTGATTGATAGGCTTTACCAAATATACTCTTCTGAACTTGGTGGCAAAAGGTTTACCCATGATGGAGGGAAAACTTTGTACACAACGGGTCCTCTGCCACTAAATAAGTATGAGTTCAAAGTGTTTTTGGAGGAATCGTTTAGAAAACG TAGTGCTGGTGCGGATGGAAGTCTTCGTGAGGAAACTAAACGGTCAAAAAATTCTTTTCAGTCAAAGACATTCACGGTGGAGATAAGTTTTGCTGCTAAAATACCCATGCAGTCCATTGCTGTTGCTCCGAAAGAGGTTGACTCAGATGCGTTGAGAGTGCTTGATACTGTACTGAGGCAGCGTGCAGCTGACTG TGGATGTCTTTTAGTAAGGCAGTCTTTTTTTCATGATGACCCAAGAAATTTCACTGATGTTGGGGCTGGTGTAACAGCAGTCTCGGGTTTTCATTCGAGTTTTCATCCCACACAGCGAGGATTGACTCTCAATATGG acgTGTCAACAACTATGATCATAAAACCTGGTCCTGTAATTGATTTTCTGTTATCAAATCAGCAAGTGAGGGAATCCCGTTATATTGACTGGGAAAAG GCCAAAAAAGTGCTTAAAAATTTAAGGGTGCAAGCAACTCATCGAAACTTGGAATTTAAAATTTCTGGCTTGAGTGAGAAACCATGCATTCAGCAACT TTTTAGTATGAAGGTTAAAAATGACAACGGCAATAATGAAGGACAGACGGTGGAGATTACTGTATATGAATATTTTGCCAAACATTGTGGCATTGATCTGACCACATCTGCCTATCTTCCATGTCTTGATGTTGGAAAACCAAAACGGCCCAACTATCTTCCTTTGGAG TTATGTTCACTTGTGTCCCTCCAACGCTATACAAAGGTACTCTCTCCGATGCAAAGAGCATCTTTAGTTGAGAAATCACGCCAAAAGCCTCAAGATAGAATCAAAATTCTGAAACAT GCTGTAGGAAACTATTGCTACGATGATGATCCTGTTCTTGCTGCATGTGGAATTTCTGTTGAGAAAGAATttgctcttgttgaaggtcgtgTTCTTGAGGCACCAAAG TTGAAGGTTGGTAAGAATGATGTTTGCATCCCATGTAATGGAAGGTGGAATTTTAATAAGAAG ACACTTCTACAACCATCGCATATTGATTATTGGGCTGTTGTCAACTTTTCTGCAAGATGTGATACTAGTTACATATCAAGGGAGCTGATCAGATGTGGAATGAGCAAGGGCATT AACATTGAACGGCCGTACTCTTTGATAGAGGAGGAACCACAGTTGAGAAAGTCTAACCCTGTTGCAAGGGTTGAAAGAATGTTTGACCTGCTGAAGTCAAAACTAAATAAAGAACCAAAGTTGATTCTTTGTGTGTTGCCAGAGAGGAAAAATTGTGATATATATG GGCCTTGGAAAAAGAAGTGTCTGAGTGAAATTGGGGTTGTCACACAGTGCATTTCCCCTGTCAAGATCACTGATCAATACCTTAATAATGTACTTCTTAAAATCAATTCCAAG CTGGGAGGAATAAATTCTCTGTTGGCAGTGGAGCATTCTGGCCATCTTCCCCTTATTGAAGATACCCCAACAATGATTTTGGGGATGGATGTCTCTCACAGAGGTCAATTAGATATTCCATCAGTTGCAGCT GTTGTTGGATCTCGATGTTGGCCACTGATTTCAAGGTATAGAGCGTCTGTGAGAATGCAGCCATCTAAGGTGGAGATGATTGATGCTCTATACAAGCCACTGGAAAATGGGGGTGACGATGGTATTATCAg GGAATTGCTTCTAGATTTCTATGATTCAAGTAACGGCCGCAAGCCAACTCAATTTATTGTCTTCAG GGATGGAGTTAGTGAATCACAATTTAATCAGGTTTTGACAGTCGAGCTCAACCAGATAATCAAG GCCTATCAACGTCTTGGTGAGGATGATGTTCCCAAGTTCACCGTGATAGTGGCACAGAAAAATCATCATACTAGGCTGTTTCAGGCTAATGGTCCTGAAAATGTTCCTCCTG GGACTGTCGTGGACACAACAATCACGCATCCAAGTAATTATGATTTTTACATGTGTGCTCATGCGGGGATGCTG GGAACATCTAGGCCTGTACATTATCATGTGCTACTTGATGAGATTGGTTTCTCCGCAGATGGCTTACAAAATTTGATCCATTCGCTGTCCTATGT GAACCAAAGAAGCACAACTGCAACCTCAGTTG TGGCACCAATATGCTATGCGCACCATGCTGCGGCTCAGATAGGACGGTTTTTGAATCTTGATGATTTATCAGAAACGGGCTTAAGTTCCATCCCAGAGCTTCCTAGATTGCATAAGAATATCAGGAGTTCCATGTTCTTCTGTTGA
- the LOC137831498 gene encoding protein argonaute 6 isoform X1 produces MTEVVPRTEEAAEPPASPQTSPDVPHNMETEQFTPTKYSIISRNGVGTTGKHISLLVNHFKVSVNAPDTVFFQYSVAITLEDKRAVESKGIGRKVIDRLYQIYSSELGGKRFTHDGGKTLYTTGPLPLNKYEFKVFLEESFRKRSSAGADGSLREETKRSKNSFQSKTFTVEISFAAKIPMQSIAVAPKEVDSDALRVLDTVLRQRAADCGCLLVRQSFFHDDPRNFTDVGAGVTAVSGFHSSFHPTQRGLTLNMDVSTTMIIKPGPVIDFLLSNQQVRESRYIDWEKAKKVLKNLRVQATHRNLEFKISGLSEKPCIQQLFSMKVKNDNGNNEGQTVEITVYEYFAKHCGIDLTTSAYLPCLDVGKPKRPNYLPLELCSLVSLQRYTKVLSPMQRASLVEKSRQKPQDRIKILKHAVGNYCYDDDPVLAACGISVEKEFALVEGRVLEAPKLKVGKNDVCIPCNGRWNFNKKTLLQPSHIDYWAVVNFSARCDTSYISRELIRCGMSKGINIERPYSLIEEEPQLRKSNPVARVERMFDLLKSKLNKEPKLILCVLPERKNCDIYGPWKKKCLSEIGVVTQCISPVKITDQYLNNVLLKINSKLGGINSLLAVEHSGHLPLIEDTPTMILGMDVSHRGQLDIPSVAAVVGSRCWPLISRYRASVRMQPSKVEMIDALYKPLENGGDDGIIRELLLDFYDSSNGRKPTQFIVFRDGVSESQFNQVLTVELNQIIKAYQRLGEDDVPKFTVIVAQKNHHTRLFQANGPENVPPGTVVDTTITHPSNYDFYMCAHAGMLGTSRPVHYHVLLDEIGFSADGLQNLIHSLSYVNQRSTTATSVVAPICYAHHAAAQIGRFLNLDDLSETGLSSIPELPRLHKNIRSSMFFC; encoded by the exons ATGACAGAGGTAGTTCCTAGAACTGAAGAGGCTGCTGAACCTCCAGCATCACCTCAAACATCTCCTGATGTGCCACATAATATGGAAACAGAACAATTCACTCCTACAAAGTATTCTATTATCAGTAGGAATGGGGTTGGGACCACAGGAAAACACATATCTTTACTTGTGAATCATTTCAAAGTTTCTGTCAATGCTCCAGACACAGTGTTTTTCCAGTATAGT GTTGCTATTACTTTAGAAGATAAGCGAGCAGTTGAAAGCAAGGGCATTGGGAGAAAAGTGATTGATAGGCTTTACCAAATATACTCTTCTGAACTTGGTGGCAAAAGGTTTACCCATGATGGAGGGAAAACTTTGTACACAACGGGTCCTCTGCCACTAAATAAGTATGAGTTCAAAGTGTTTTTGGAGGAATCGTTTAGAAAACG CAGTAGTGCTGGTGCGGATGGAAGTCTTCGTGAGGAAACTAAACGGTCAAAAAATTCTTTTCAGTCAAAGACATTCACGGTGGAGATAAGTTTTGCTGCTAAAATACCCATGCAGTCCATTGCTGTTGCTCCGAAAGAGGTTGACTCAGATGCGTTGAGAGTGCTTGATACTGTACTGAGGCAGCGTGCAGCTGACTG TGGATGTCTTTTAGTAAGGCAGTCTTTTTTTCATGATGACCCAAGAAATTTCACTGATGTTGGGGCTGGTGTAACAGCAGTCTCGGGTTTTCATTCGAGTTTTCATCCCACACAGCGAGGATTGACTCTCAATATGG acgTGTCAACAACTATGATCATAAAACCTGGTCCTGTAATTGATTTTCTGTTATCAAATCAGCAAGTGAGGGAATCCCGTTATATTGACTGGGAAAAG GCCAAAAAAGTGCTTAAAAATTTAAGGGTGCAAGCAACTCATCGAAACTTGGAATTTAAAATTTCTGGCTTGAGTGAGAAACCATGCATTCAGCAACT TTTTAGTATGAAGGTTAAAAATGACAACGGCAATAATGAAGGACAGACGGTGGAGATTACTGTATATGAATATTTTGCCAAACATTGTGGCATTGATCTGACCACATCTGCCTATCTTCCATGTCTTGATGTTGGAAAACCAAAACGGCCCAACTATCTTCCTTTGGAG TTATGTTCACTTGTGTCCCTCCAACGCTATACAAAGGTACTCTCTCCGATGCAAAGAGCATCTTTAGTTGAGAAATCACGCCAAAAGCCTCAAGATAGAATCAAAATTCTGAAACAT GCTGTAGGAAACTATTGCTACGATGATGATCCTGTTCTTGCTGCATGTGGAATTTCTGTTGAGAAAGAATttgctcttgttgaaggtcgtgTTCTTGAGGCACCAAAG TTGAAGGTTGGTAAGAATGATGTTTGCATCCCATGTAATGGAAGGTGGAATTTTAATAAGAAG ACACTTCTACAACCATCGCATATTGATTATTGGGCTGTTGTCAACTTTTCTGCAAGATGTGATACTAGTTACATATCAAGGGAGCTGATCAGATGTGGAATGAGCAAGGGCATT AACATTGAACGGCCGTACTCTTTGATAGAGGAGGAACCACAGTTGAGAAAGTCTAACCCTGTTGCAAGGGTTGAAAGAATGTTTGACCTGCTGAAGTCAAAACTAAATAAAGAACCAAAGTTGATTCTTTGTGTGTTGCCAGAGAGGAAAAATTGTGATATATATG GGCCTTGGAAAAAGAAGTGTCTGAGTGAAATTGGGGTTGTCACACAGTGCATTTCCCCTGTCAAGATCACTGATCAATACCTTAATAATGTACTTCTTAAAATCAATTCCAAG CTGGGAGGAATAAATTCTCTGTTGGCAGTGGAGCATTCTGGCCATCTTCCCCTTATTGAAGATACCCCAACAATGATTTTGGGGATGGATGTCTCTCACAGAGGTCAATTAGATATTCCATCAGTTGCAGCT GTTGTTGGATCTCGATGTTGGCCACTGATTTCAAGGTATAGAGCGTCTGTGAGAATGCAGCCATCTAAGGTGGAGATGATTGATGCTCTATACAAGCCACTGGAAAATGGGGGTGACGATGGTATTATCAg GGAATTGCTTCTAGATTTCTATGATTCAAGTAACGGCCGCAAGCCAACTCAATTTATTGTCTTCAG GGATGGAGTTAGTGAATCACAATTTAATCAGGTTTTGACAGTCGAGCTCAACCAGATAATCAAG GCCTATCAACGTCTTGGTGAGGATGATGTTCCCAAGTTCACCGTGATAGTGGCACAGAAAAATCATCATACTAGGCTGTTTCAGGCTAATGGTCCTGAAAATGTTCCTCCTG GGACTGTCGTGGACACAACAATCACGCATCCAAGTAATTATGATTTTTACATGTGTGCTCATGCGGGGATGCTG GGAACATCTAGGCCTGTACATTATCATGTGCTACTTGATGAGATTGGTTTCTCCGCAGATGGCTTACAAAATTTGATCCATTCGCTGTCCTATGT GAACCAAAGAAGCACAACTGCAACCTCAGTTG TGGCACCAATATGCTATGCGCACCATGCTGCGGCTCAGATAGGACGGTTTTTGAATCTTGATGATTTATCAGAAACGGGCTTAAGTTCCATCCCAGAGCTTCCTAGATTGCATAAGAATATCAGGAGTTCCATGTTCTTCTGTTGA